The segment TTGTGCTATGAATATATGTAATAAGGTACTGTAATTGAAACTACcattaaattttttgaaaaatcgGTGGATGGAATTCATTTGGAAAAAGGGGTACAACTGACAACTGATGTTTCTGTTTCCATATAACTGAAGATTCAAATTCACCTTTTCAGGCAAATTATTCATGTGTTTGGGAAAGGCAACACAATGAGCCTTTTCATTATTCAAATAGAACCAGTGGGATGGAGATAGGGGAAGTATGAGATGATGAGGGGCTAATCTACTCTACATAACATGAAAACGTTTTCACTGAGAGTTGAAATCTACTACTATAGATTCTTATCATTAGTGGGAATGTGGCCTGAGAGGGATGGGAGAAAATCTGTGTTACCTACCCTCGACGCTGGGAAAAGTTGAAGGACTCTGTTTTCTGGGTAGGAAGGAGATGGGAAAGACATCCCTTTAGGTTGCAAGTGGGCCTGGCACTGTGGCAGTGGAGGCTAAGGATAGCAACGGACAGGAGAAGTCTCTCTGATACAATAAATGGCCTACACTCCTGGAACACTCATCCCTGGCACCTGGTTTTAAATTGCTTTCCACCTTGTAAGACCAAGCTATCAGTAAGATTTAGTTAACCATTGAAGTTGTTCTTGGTTATGTTAGTTTGTCAAGGGCTAtcttaacaaattaccacaatctAGTGGCTTAAATTAAATAACAcaattttattatctcacagttgtAGAGGCTAAAAGTCCTAAATCAAGGTATGGGTAACATTGATTCCTTCTGAGGCTGTGAGGGAAAGATCTGCTCCAGGCCTGTCTCCTCGGCTTGTAGATGGTCATCTTCTCCTTAAGTCTTTACACACAGTCTTCCTTCTGCATGTAtctctgtccaaatttcccctcttcataaggacaccagccatATTGGACTAGGACCTGCCCTAATGAATTCACTCtaacttgattacctctataAAGTTCTATCTACAAATaaggttacattctgaggtaGGGGTTTAAGACTTCAACATGTGAGTTGAAGTCAACCCATAACAGTTGTTCTTGAAGGAAGTAAAAGGTAAGTCTATGTCCACACCATGGAAGAGGTTATATGAGAAGGGAGGCCACAGTTTGTAGATGCTAATAATAAGGCTGAACAGTTTAGAAATGTTGTCCAGACTGCAGCAGCCCAAAAGGAAAGTCTGCTAAAAGCCTGTATGTCCTATTGTCAGTTGAGTTCGGGACTTAAGCACTTGTTATCTAGTCTGATGAAACTGGGTCCTTCTCAATGGTCAGTGGCTGAAATATCATTATCCccacattttattaataaaaccaCAACTCAGGATGGTGGAGTGACTCTCTTAAGATCTCACTTCTAGTACATGGTACAGATGGTTTTCAAACTCAGAGATTTTTGGCCTCAAATAGTGATCTTcccaaagcagagagagagaaagagggatatggggggacagagagaaagaaagagaaagagagagcaagtaaattagaaaataaacaagttaattttaaaactattattcCCATTATTAAAAGGTAAACTTTCTGTCACATGCACCATTATATCTCCAATGTTTGGCACACAGTGAGAGCTAAAAAAATACTCTTTGAAAgactgaattacattcaggtagAGATATACAGATAGTAGGGAGCTAGAAGAGAAGTTGGGTAAGAGATTCAGATTTTAGAGACATGAATAGTAAAGGACAAATAAAAGAGTAGGAAGGGGAAAACCCTGAGGGTGAAACACTGGTAAACATTTTTGAGAACAGAAAGCAAAAGTCTAAGTGAAGGAGCAGGaaacttttataagaaaaataaatacaaaagccCCAGGGGTAAGAACAAGATTTTCAAGAAAAGCTGATGGTTAGTAATGTTTGGACCAACAACCCAAGGGGTAGGGTGAGGAAAGCAGAGGCTACCACTTTCTCTGGGGCAACAAGAGAGGTAGaggaacaaaacattagcaaagacTTACATAAATTTGGGGGTGAATGGTACAGAGGAGCATTTGCTGGATGACATATTTTCCTGAAGGAACAGGAAGTTGAGACGTATGTTAAGAGTTAAGCGGAATGAACAGATAGCCGTGCCTTGAGAACAGAGGCAAGGTTTTGGTATGGTGTGTGTATTAGGAAAGTAGGTTCtcagaaaatgaacaaagagTTCCAAGCTCCAGCCTCGGTGAGGCCAAAAATAACTGCCTCCTGGGTTTTTGCTTAAGAAAATCAGTAGCTGGGGAGCAGGTGTGGCTTTTTGAGATTCAGGAttgagggtggttgggaagagggTTCAAGAGGGATAAAGTTGAGATGACAACAACATGACTGTTTGGTGAGAGTGTGATGGAAATGATAGACTGGATCCCAgctgagaagaaaaggaagggagaacCACAGGTTTAGGAGGGGCTCACAGACCAGGAGGCCTTGATGAGtttgaagaaaaatttagaaatgaaGACAGATTATAATCTATTagacatctgtttctttttacaagTTCAGGTAGATTGTGAATTGAGTTATTTGGCACACTTTACCCTCTGAAGTTTCTCCGGCCTCCTAGAAGCGTGATAGCcagaaattagtattttaaattattacttcCTGAGATATGCTTTTGCAATTTTCACTTTGTATTAACTGTCTAAAACTGAGCATAAGATTCTATTTATAATCCAATGACTGGTAGAGCACCTTCTGTCAAAGGTTAATTGTATAGTATCACaagtgtttgggttttttttttattcctaaaaCAGAGtagaagataaatattttaaatttaaatcagaaagaaaaaactggaggaTCAgtttgtataataataataataattcctttTAATCCCAGCATTCTAGTTCGACTTTTCCTCATCTCTTTCAGAGAATACTGAGCACTTAAATTCCATCTTCCGCGTGGCAAAGCAGTGCTAGCAATGTGCAGACCTGCCTTTGCAGCCATAAAGAGGAGTTACACTGccaaaagcatttttctttccattttcatcaATAGTCTTTTCAAGCATTTATCTTGCAGCTGGCTATTCAAATTCCTCCCTAAGTGAAAACATAAGAACCAGAATAATAAAATGACATTGCCAACCTAGGGAGGCTTATTTCTACTTCTTCTTCTTGCATCTCAGAGAACCATTTCAGGATTTGATGAGCAGTAattactttttccatttcttctatgttcacATCTTCGGCAGGAAGTATGACGATTAAACTAAACTCATCACCTTTATAAGGTAATTCCAAAACCTGGTAATTCATGTAGGATTCAGAAAAATAACCTGGAACACAGAAAATAAAGTGTCAGTGATACTTGGTAATCCTCAAAGTTCTGCTTGAGAATGTGATTCTTCATATTACCATATTTTGTTCTCAGAAGAGCCTTCATCATCGGAATGTTGACTGCTGCTCCATCTCTCTCAGTGAATTTCATCAGCTGTGTGTCCTCTTTTCTGAATTTCTGTTTCCAATCACCCTTGAAATAAATAGCATTCACCAAAACGAGCCGAGTCAGAGGACCAAATTCTTCCCCTGAAAACATGTCTTTAATTTTTCCTGTGAAGGGTAAAGAAGGAGGTAGGAAGAAATATGCAACAGTGGTTCAGTGGAACTGCTTTAAatggaatgagagaaaaaaattatttttcagatcAGTTATAAACAGGGCACTTTATCATCTTTACTTGGAAATTTTGAGAGTAAAGGAAGCACTATTAAATATTTCACTTAGACTCAAGTACCAATGGGATTTCATTAAGAAACAGGAAATACAGGATCATCTTAGGCAAATTTGAACAGACCTGGTAATGGACTCTGTGTAGTGAGATTATTTGTGTAAATTGTTTTTCAGACAGAAAGAGCAAATATTAAATATCTCTGCCTGCATATTTATTGGTGcttttcaaatttcatttcaaGGTTCACCAGCAAGTCAAtcagaattaataaattaatggCATACCCAAAACTTGGTACTCTATAGCTCCAGCCACCGACCATTGGGAAGGAATAAAAATGGAGCTGCTAGTATGGTTTTTCTCTTCTCAACAACCCATCTCCCATTTCTCTGTCCAATAAGTATTTCAAAGTTATATGACCAAAGCATGATTGGATGCCAACAAGCTGTCTAGGGATGTTCTCATATTGTAGCCTATTAACAGGACTTTCCTGTGAACACTGCTCACAACACCCATCTCACCTTTTCAACTTTTGCTTCCCTATATGAGGCTTCCAATAAAGTATAAGGTAGCATTTTAAACCATCACAATTTTTTATAGCAAAGtgaatgaacaaagaaataaCTACTGTTATTCAAGGACTTGATACATGTTTGTCACTTCATATACATTATTATTAAGCCTTCCGGTaatcttaaaatgttttaatagtaTCCTCATTTTAAACAGGGCATAGCTTAAACGTGTTAGGATTTGAACTTGTATCTGTATGACTTAAACTTGTGTTGTTTCTACCTTGTCACTCTGCATTCCCTTGGAATTTTTGCTAGCTTGTATTTAAAGTTTTAATGCTCATGTTTATGATAAGAATATCAACATTTATTATTAAACATTAACACAGTCAACAATATGTGTTAATTATTTATAGTATACATGGGAAAGAAAGCATTTGGAGTTGGCAGATCTAATTTTTACCTGGCTAAAGATTATTCCTGCTGCTTATAAAAACCTAtgcttaaataaaaattattattaaaattcctCCATTAAGAATGTTACACACAGCtgtctctcaaaaaataaaacatatgcttTTCAATTTCTCTTGGTTTCACAATTTAGTATTAATTTGAATAAGAGGAAAACCTAATAGATTTGGTCTCTCTGAGCCATAGTTTAGTAGGAAAATATTCAACTATGCTTTACTTCAGGATATTAAAAACCATGAGTACAATGGGAAATAATGATTTTTATGAAAATGAGAAACGTTACCATCTGTTTTGCTTTCTATCCAGGTATTTATTGTCTCTGCACAAGTCTTTGCATCCTGAAAATCTACCAGTTTTATGACGCTCTGAAAAAATTCTTTGTTGCCATGGAGATACTGTTCTTTCACAGTGAATCCTTCTTGAAGGTAGAGGGCATTGGCAAGATTAAATGTAAAATCCTGTTTTTTCTCTGAGATGGCAGAGAAAAATGACTTCAGCAAAGAAAATTCTtctcctaaaaaataattataatgtatACTGACATACTGaacaacagaaaaacaacagCTTTTCAACTCTGCTTCTAAGTGCTCTGATTCATATCATCATTTTTTGCACCCACAGGTATAACTAATGATCCTTTCTAAGttagtataaatattttaagcatttatctctgcaaaatatgtattttggagagaaatcagcttttacaaaggaaaaaagaatgtctatataaatttgaaatttgtcaaagaaaaagaatatgcaTTTCAACAGGCTGGAGGAAACTCCATCTGTGTAGCCAAATTCATCTCTTTCTTCGTTGTTGGAAGTTTAGCTTTAGAGTCTCATTCGTTGTATAAGATATGATACTTATGAAAGGGGAATGCTAATGAATGTTGATGGGGAGTATGACAGTGATGAGCAATCCTTTTCAGTATTGCTTTTATTTCAGCTGAAGAAAGAATTGCTCTCTTATGAGCAACTGCACCTGTTCAGGTTTTGAAATTTACAAGGCAACCCCCTATAATCATCTCTAGAGATGTGTAAGAATCTGAGTTGCCTATTTCTTCAGGTTCATGAATCTATATACTTTGGCTGTCTATATGAAGAATAACAATCTTTAACCATTCCAACTATAACCACTACCCAAATGAGTCTGTCAGAGTCAGCTAAGAACCACTGTTggcctattatttatttattgttggaGCATTCTGACCACAGAGTTGTCAGGAAGGGATACATGCCTATGAGAGTATTCAG is part of the Manis pentadactyla isolate mManPen7 chromosome 1, mManPen7.hap1, whole genome shotgun sequence genome and harbors:
- the SERPINI2 gene encoding serpin I2, with the translated sequence MEKILLWSFLLTSSGSQAVRSLVQRNTEFAVDFYQAICLSHKNNIVFSPLGTTLVLGMVQLGAKGKAQWQVKQTLKFQESSTGEEFSLLKSFFSAISEKKQDFTFNLANALYLQEGFTVKEQYLHGNKEFFQSVIKLVDFQDAKTCAETINTWIESKTDGKIKDMFSGEEFGPLTRLVLVNAIYFKGDWKQKFRKEDTQLMKFTERDGAAVNIPMMKALLRTKYGYFSESYMNYQVLELPYKGDEFSLIVILPAEDVNIEEMEKVITAHQILKWFSEMQEEEVEISLPRFKVEQKLDLKEALYSLNITEIFSGGCDLSGITDSSEVFISQVVQQVFFEINEDGSEATTSTGVQVPVIMSLVRNQFIANHPFLFILKNNPTESILFMGRVTNPDIQKIKGRDLDSL